The proteins below are encoded in one region of Ereboglobus luteus:
- a CDS encoding autotransporter outer membrane beta-barrel domain-containing protein gives MNTPVRRLNPTLKLAAALVALCAAGAAVARAAEQYRHSFQNSLVTSDTMWVIQTGTYYMSPGSWTLTGIDFTNTNQAGAYIDTSAIDANANATYSTTVTFRNVTAHAGGATSALRRQAVSVRNGATINIFSGTLTKEHADTVIDSSEAVNVTGRSTFHGEDILIQAIAPRVRALNIASDSVNKVTLVSSTLTTTGSAAALNFAGAGRAYLDNVAIATTGNSAPGVQFARSIALLDYDGGTIRTTGENSSGLWLGAGNVATHVKAVLKNVDVRADQGAALDINTHIPDLLEGPTIPENGSVGSTGLYEVALENSTLSGALGSIRITSSATNGAATASAEIPTRAIITLQSSTLAGDVSVRSAARLELTLADSRLDGSLRAFDNTAGILNLSGATTITGTLAATGAATLEINLDNHTLAAPIHLGDTAGASINAGADSRVAAPITVDPGATLRFNLAGAGAFRAGTVNLSGRLRISGPAILDEPLALNGSDATIIFANAAGDDLTLAAGATGTASLVVESLAPGALGQSQIRLVVDETGSLSANTFTLAGSGTIDLGLATYTLENSGSGAYLVIGSPASGGYIGSLLNITAAAPAAFLGSLDPVHSHLASRREAIGGPLSPVRKPIAKGDSGSLWMRFRAGSLSADSDNLFTSFDQTTTALVVGGDINWDTASGDSITAGAFADLSNAEFDFPGSADGRTRSVAGGLYASWFHHSGWFATATARLDSLKHKLDTPAADLRARYNNHAVGGAVEFGRGIAWRAWWFEPALQAAFVYIDSAKFTTQSAAAENRAGVNIGSTRAVRALAALRASRTFGEGPFSLHARLAAVHTDASGGSVRAAGFSSFTRQLEGWSGEASIGAACNLGAFGRVSAECGHTLADDYDRPWTLSIGYSYAW, from the coding sequence ATGAACACACCCGTCCGCCGCTTGAACCCAACGCTGAAACTGGCCGCCGCGCTCGTCGCGCTATGCGCGGCAGGCGCCGCCGTCGCCCGCGCCGCCGAACAATACCGGCACTCTTTTCAGAACAGCCTCGTCACCTCCGACACGATGTGGGTCATCCAGACCGGCACCTACTACATGTCCCCCGGCTCGTGGACGCTCACCGGCATCGATTTCACCAACACCAACCAGGCCGGCGCTTACATCGACACCTCCGCCATCGACGCCAACGCAAACGCCACCTACTCCACCACGGTCACCTTTCGCAATGTCACCGCCCATGCCGGCGGCGCCACCTCCGCCCTCCGCCGCCAGGCCGTCAGCGTTCGCAACGGGGCCACGATTAATATTTTCAGCGGCACCCTGACCAAGGAGCACGCCGACACCGTCATCGACAGCAGCGAGGCCGTGAACGTTACCGGCCGCTCCACCTTCCACGGCGAGGACATCCTCATCCAGGCCATCGCTCCCCGCGTCCGCGCCCTCAACATCGCCAGCGACTCCGTCAACAAAGTCACCCTTGTCAGCTCCACGCTCACCACGACCGGTAGCGCCGCCGCGCTCAACTTCGCCGGCGCGGGCCGCGCGTATCTCGACAATGTCGCCATCGCCACCACCGGCAACTCCGCGCCGGGCGTCCAGTTTGCCCGGAGCATCGCCCTCCTCGACTACGACGGCGGCACAATCCGCACCACCGGCGAAAATTCTTCCGGCCTCTGGCTCGGCGCCGGCAACGTCGCCACGCACGTGAAGGCCGTGTTGAAAAATGTGGACGTGCGCGCCGACCAAGGCGCGGCCCTCGACATCAACACGCACATCCCCGACTTGCTCGAAGGCCCGACTATTCCCGAAAACGGAAGCGTCGGCTCCACCGGGCTCTATGAGGTTGCGCTGGAAAACTCCACCCTCTCCGGCGCGCTCGGCTCCATCCGCATCACCTCTAGCGCAACCAACGGCGCCGCCACCGCCTCCGCCGAAATCCCCACCCGCGCCATCATCACTCTCCAGAGTTCCACCCTGGCCGGCGATGTGAGCGTTCGCTCCGCGGCCCGCCTCGAGCTCACGCTCGCCGACAGCCGCCTCGACGGTTCGCTCCGCGCCTTCGACAACACCGCCGGCATCCTCAACCTCTCCGGCGCCACCACCATCACGGGCACCCTCGCCGCCACCGGCGCCGCCACCCTCGAAATCAACCTCGACAACCACACCCTCGCCGCCCCGATCCACCTGGGCGACACCGCCGGGGCCAGCATCAACGCCGGCGCCGACAGCCGCGTGGCAGCCCCAATCACGGTCGATCCCGGCGCCACCCTTCGCTTCAATCTCGCCGGGGCCGGAGCATTCCGCGCCGGCACAGTCAACCTTTCCGGACGCCTGCGCATCTCCGGTCCCGCCATCCTCGACGAGCCCCTCGCCCTCAACGGCTCCGATGCCACCATCATTTTTGCCAACGCCGCAGGCGACGATCTCACGCTCGCCGCCGGCGCCACCGGCACCGCCAGCCTTGTTGTGGAAAGCCTCGCGCCGGGCGCCCTCGGCCAGTCCCAAATCCGTCTGGTCGTTGACGAAACCGGTTCCCTCTCCGCGAACACCTTCACACTTGCCGGAAGCGGCACGATCGATCTCGGCCTCGCCACCTACACGCTCGAAAACAGCGGTAGCGGCGCGTATCTTGTCATCGGCTCGCCGGCCTCGGGCGGCTACATCGGCTCCCTGCTCAACATCACCGCCGCCGCGCCAGCCGCCTTCCTCGGCTCGCTCGACCCCGTCCACTCGCACCTCGCCTCGCGCAGGGAAGCCATCGGCGGCCCGCTCAGCCCTGTTCGCAAGCCCATCGCCAAGGGTGACTCCGGCTCCCTCTGGATGCGTTTTCGCGCGGGCAGCCTCTCCGCCGATTCCGACAACCTTTTCACCTCGTTCGACCAAACCACCACCGCGCTCGTTGTCGGCGGCGACATCAACTGGGACACCGCCTCGGGAGACTCCATCACCGCCGGCGCCTTTGCCGACCTTTCCAACGCCGAGTTCGATTTTCCCGGTTCCGCCGACGGACGCACCCGCTCCGTCGCCGGCGGCCTCTACGCGTCATGGTTTCACCACTCGGGCTGGTTCGCCACCGCCACCGCCCGCCTCGATTCCCTCAAGCACAAACTCGACACGCCCGCCGCCGATCTCCGCGCTCGCTACAACAACCACGCCGTCGGCGGCGCGGTCGAATTCGGTCGCGGCATCGCATGGCGCGCCTGGTGGTTCGAGCCCGCGTTGCAAGCCGCCTTTGTTTACATCGACTCCGCCAAGTTCACCACGCAATCCGCCGCGGCCGAAAACCGCGCCGGCGTCAATATCGGCTCGACCCGCGCCGTCCGCGCGCTCGCCGCGCTCCGCGCCAGCCGCACCTTTGGCGAAGGGCCATTTTCCCTGCACGCCCGCCTCGCCGCCGTCCACACGGACGCCAGCGGCGGCTCCGTCCGGGCGGCCGGATTCTCCTCCTTCACGCGCCAGCTCGAAGGCTGGTCGGGCGAGGCGTCAATCGGCGCCGCCTGCAACCTCGGCGCGTTCGGGCGTGTTTCCGCCGAATGCGGGCACACCCTCGCGGATGATTACGACCGCCCCTGGACCCTGTCCATCGGCTACAGCTACGCATGGTAA
- a CDS encoding TonB-dependent receptor domain-containing protein has translation MTSRLSTLVCTRLLAILLLSCGFSACLSANDGAIDGVAKKHAIDVPADTVENAIKKLSLQTGVDIIVPTKAVRGLRSNPVNGEYTAREALEIMVADTGLVVTQDARAGGLTVHKANAARGAKKNRLRASTDGENEAGGERASAKAQTVIVTGRVFNNAIGYYVKSAEVRVEGTDNHVYTEDGGTYSISVPSGPVTLVASYAGVQSDIRIHEASPGAANTVDFELRVLAGDSAAGAKDGEEIVQMDRFVVSEDRVGQGKAIMEQRAAINAKSVIATDNFGELTQGNIGEFLKYMPGITLDFGESEAAGVRIGGLDSKYTAFTTDGVVMATPAANRYTPLTTLSITGIESIEFNQTLTASMDAGAAAGNINLKSRYAFNIRKNTFRWQVSLDGTMSRLDFGRDYMPDDRLHNRIQPGVLMNYGGTFFNRRLGIEASFSRYATFNNQQMVRVNYAYHIGKGEPEFSDSPIVSEISWRPGPQFFTRTSGNLSVDYKFSKNLILSVRGNMHKNDGQFINQYIAIRAEKDYGTVSPDSLAPPAGYQPESSLIYWAVEPTSATSNDTRIYTNSSHRWNTFNSRMISPRLIYKKGSLNVELRGTYTKAVTNTDDIDKGFFRSANSRISGIGFTASRPDANSPSWTLVQTRGMDWSVPENWGRTTYDSALWSTPEDTKNTQRSGYLDITYAHRLFGHPVTFKAGGGVRRNDYTFDAEDNRYNYAGPTGDLAQTYVPWTQNYVYKMDFGNISDQNWRADNDYAMGSLFHDFPGYFIPDTIRNYARNILLGRSAFERVDAGYFEATTRVFRKVQLNAGVRFENTTTEAKITKRRTDAEIAAAKAIATQEEIDSGMFDGNASIAGINYRYYDGQRFTRKTNYDNVFLSGGLKYEITPSLRFQLSASQSILRPSFADVAGTIRYYDENYSTDIWVPNPNLKPERTTKYYAGLHYYLNPAGIVALSVFRLDIADKQISGINISTEQAESQVGYPLGEVIVDETTGDVVQNDITYRSTINVPGRRTVYGVTLEYNQQLTFLPGLLKGLSVFGSYSWSDMQNDRETSERIGLIDRSANGGIRYRYKRFNIQLRASWQDDSLKRVTIPVAGRNWVSNDRIYLQSRIVHDLSGGINLGNNLEFVFSVRNVLDAPLIYYSNVRGRMHEYYRTGAICSFSIKGSF, from the coding sequence ATGACCTCCCGACTTTCGACCCTTGTTTGCACCAGGCTGCTTGCGATCTTGTTGTTGAGCTGCGGCTTTTCCGCGTGCCTCTCCGCCAACGATGGCGCGATTGATGGCGTGGCGAAAAAACATGCCATCGACGTGCCCGCGGACACCGTCGAGAACGCCATCAAAAAACTTTCCCTGCAAACCGGCGTGGACATCATCGTGCCGACAAAGGCCGTGCGCGGCCTCCGTTCCAATCCCGTCAATGGCGAATACACCGCGCGCGAGGCGCTGGAAATCATGGTCGCGGACACGGGCCTCGTCGTGACGCAGGATGCCAGAGCCGGCGGTCTTACCGTGCACAAGGCGAACGCCGCGCGGGGCGCAAAAAAAAACAGACTCCGCGCAAGCACGGACGGGGAAAATGAGGCTGGCGGGGAGCGCGCCTCCGCCAAGGCGCAAACCGTCATCGTCACCGGCCGCGTCTTCAACAACGCCATCGGCTACTATGTGAAAAGCGCCGAGGTTCGCGTCGAGGGCACCGACAACCATGTCTACACCGAGGACGGCGGCACCTACAGCATCAGCGTCCCCTCCGGCCCCGTCACGCTCGTCGCCAGCTACGCCGGCGTGCAGTCCGACATACGCATCCACGAGGCCAGCCCCGGCGCCGCCAACACTGTTGATTTCGAGTTGCGCGTTCTTGCCGGCGACTCCGCCGCCGGCGCCAAGGACGGCGAGGAAATCGTGCAGATGGATCGCTTCGTCGTCTCCGAGGATCGTGTCGGGCAGGGCAAGGCCATCATGGAGCAGCGCGCCGCGATCAACGCCAAGTCGGTCATCGCCACGGACAATTTCGGCGAGCTTACGCAGGGTAACATCGGCGAGTTTCTCAAATACATGCCCGGCATCACGCTCGACTTTGGCGAGTCCGAGGCCGCCGGCGTCCGCATCGGCGGGCTCGACTCCAAATACACCGCGTTCACCACTGACGGCGTCGTCATGGCCACTCCGGCCGCCAACCGCTACACGCCCCTCACCACCCTCAGCATCACCGGCATCGAGTCCATTGAGTTCAACCAGACCCTCACCGCCTCGATGGACGCCGGGGCCGCGGCCGGCAACATCAACTTGAAAAGCAGGTATGCGTTCAACATCAGAAAGAACACCTTTCGCTGGCAGGTCAGCCTCGACGGCACCATGTCCCGCCTCGACTTTGGCCGCGACTACATGCCCGACGACCGTCTGCACAACCGCATCCAGCCCGGCGTGCTGATGAATTATGGCGGCACGTTTTTCAACCGGCGCCTCGGCATCGAAGCCAGTTTTTCGCGCTACGCCACGTTCAACAACCAGCAAATGGTCCGCGTGAACTACGCCTACCACATCGGCAAGGGGGAGCCGGAATTTTCCGACAGCCCGATTGTCAGCGAAATCTCATGGAGACCCGGTCCGCAGTTTTTCACGCGCACGTCCGGCAACCTCAGCGTCGATTATAAATTCTCCAAGAACCTCATCCTCTCCGTGCGCGGCAACATGCACAAAAACGACGGCCAGTTCATCAATCAATACATCGCCATTCGCGCCGAGAAGGATTACGGCACGGTCTCCCCGGACAGCCTCGCCCCGCCCGCCGGCTACCAGCCCGAGTCCTCGCTCATCTACTGGGCCGTGGAGCCCACCTCCGCCACAAGCAACGACACCCGCATCTACACCAACTCATCCCATCGCTGGAACACCTTCAACAGCCGGATGATTTCGCCGCGCCTAATCTACAAAAAAGGCTCCCTCAACGTCGAGCTGCGCGGCACCTACACCAAGGCGGTCACAAACACGGACGACATTGACAAGGGCTTCTTTCGCTCCGCCAACTCGCGCATCTCCGGCATTGGTTTCACCGCCTCGCGTCCCGACGCCAACTCCCCGTCCTGGACGCTGGTTCAGACTCGCGGCATGGACTGGTCCGTCCCCGAAAACTGGGGCCGCACCACCTACGATTCCGCCCTCTGGAGCACACCCGAGGACACAAAAAACACCCAGCGCTCCGGCTATCTCGACATCACCTACGCGCACCGGCTCTTCGGGCACCCCGTCACCTTCAAGGCCGGCGGCGGCGTGCGCCGCAACGACTACACCTTCGACGCCGAGGACAACCGCTACAATTACGCCGGCCCCACCGGCGACCTTGCGCAGACCTATGTGCCGTGGACGCAAAACTACGTTTACAAAATGGATTTCGGAAACATCTCCGACCAAAACTGGCGCGCCGACAACGACTATGCGATGGGCTCGCTTTTCCACGATTTTCCCGGGTATTTCATACCCGACACCATTCGCAATTACGCCCGCAACATCCTCCTCGGGCGCTCCGCCTTCGAGCGCGTGGACGCCGGCTATTTCGAGGCCACCACCCGCGTTTTCCGCAAGGTGCAGCTCAACGCCGGCGTGCGCTTTGAAAACACCACCACCGAGGCGAAGATCACCAAGCGGCGCACCGACGCCGAAATCGCGGCGGCCAAGGCCATCGCCACGCAGGAGGAAATCGACTCCGGCATGTTTGACGGCAACGCCAGCATCGCGGGCATCAACTACCGGTATTACGACGGTCAGCGCTTCACCCGAAAAACCAACTACGACAACGTCTTCCTCTCCGGCGGCCTCAAGTATGAAATAACCCCCTCGCTCCGCTTCCAGCTTTCCGCCTCCCAGTCCATCCTCCGTCCCAGCTTTGCCGATGTCGCCGGCACGATCCGCTACTACGACGAAAACTACAGCACCGACATCTGGGTGCCCAATCCCAACCTCAAGCCCGAGCGCACCACCAAGTATTACGCCGGACTCCATTATTACCTCAACCCCGCCGGCATCGTCGCCCTCTCCGTGTTCCGCCTCGACATCGCCGACAAGCAGATCAGCGGCATCAACATTTCCACCGAGCAAGCCGAGAGCCAGGTCGGTTATCCGCTCGGCGAGGTGATTGTTGACGAAACCACCGGTGACGTTGTGCAAAACGACATCACCTATCGCTCCACCATAAACGTCCCCGGCAGGCGCACGGTTTACGGCGTCACCCTCGAATACAATCAGCAGCTCACCTTCCTTCCCGGCCTGCTCAAGGGCCTGAGCGTCTTCGGCTCCTACTCCTGGTCGGACATGCAAAACGACAGGGAAACCTCCGAGCGCATCGGCCTCATCGACCGCTCCGCCAACGGCGGAATCCGCTACCGCTACAAACGCTTCAACATCCAGCTCCGCGCCTCCTGGCAGGACGATTCGCTCAAGCGCGTCACCATTCCCGTCGCCGGCCGCAACTGGGTGTCCAACGACCGCATTTATCTCCAGTCGCGCATCGTCCACGATCTCTCCGGCGGCATCAACCTCGGCAACAACCTCGAATTCGTTTTCAGCGTCCGCAACGTCCTCGACGCCCCGCTCATCTACTACTCCAACGTCCGCGGCCGCATGCACGAGTATTACCGCACCGGCGCCATCTGCTCCTTCAGCATCAAGGGCTCTTTCTGA
- a CDS encoding FecR family protein, with the protein MDNDSDKKNISEAAARWFARRDAGLSKAETAEFEQWLAADTRHGAAFDRYTRAWAALTRPVRTGEQGALAHELQAQAGRRRRGRRARVAITAASVAVVIAFAVLWQRPSADVAPVLADAPQTQQREKGVVTVTSPERRALEDGSTVELRPGAVIDVRYDDEVRRVVLVRGEAHFQVAKGLPRPFVVEVDGMEVRAVGTAFAVERGTARVEVWVTEGRVAVEKPATLPDGEGGQAFEAERDPDWDEPTAPAPVAAKPVLMAILGVCERAVLETAPWAPPPVVTTVTSDEINKRMAWRISRLEFSATPLAEAVELINRHSQLPDGSKNARLVLDESMSGLMTEPVSGYSHANDIETFVRLLGASMGIEIERRGDEIILRKREK; encoded by the coding sequence ATGGATAACGACTCCGACAAAAAAAACATTTCCGAGGCCGCCGCGCGCTGGTTCGCCCGGCGTGACGCCGGTTTGTCTAAGGCGGAGACGGCGGAGTTTGAGCAATGGCTCGCCGCGGACACGCGGCACGGGGCCGCGTTTGATCGCTACACTCGCGCGTGGGCGGCGCTTACGCGCCCGGTGCGCACAGGCGAGCAGGGCGCGCTCGCGCATGAACTCCAAGCCCAGGCGGGCCGCCGCAGGCGCGGGCGCCGGGCGCGGGTTGCGATCACGGCCGCAAGCGTCGCCGTGGTCATCGCCTTCGCGGTCCTGTGGCAGCGACCTTCCGCCGACGTGGCGCCGGTGCTGGCGGACGCGCCGCAAACGCAGCAACGCGAAAAAGGTGTCGTGACAGTGACAAGCCCCGAGCGGCGCGCGCTTGAGGACGGCTCGACTGTGGAGTTGCGTCCCGGCGCCGTCATCGACGTGCGCTACGACGATGAGGTCCGCCGTGTCGTTTTGGTGCGCGGCGAGGCGCATTTCCAAGTTGCGAAAGGCCTGCCGCGCCCGTTTGTGGTTGAGGTTGACGGCATGGAGGTGCGCGCGGTCGGCACGGCGTTTGCCGTGGAACGCGGCACGGCGCGCGTGGAGGTTTGGGTCACTGAGGGGCGCGTTGCGGTGGAGAAACCGGCGACCCTTCCGGACGGGGAGGGCGGGCAGGCTTTCGAGGCGGAAAGAGATCCGGACTGGGATGAGCCGACGGCGCCCGCGCCGGTTGCCGCCAAGCCTGTGCTCATGGCAATTCTTGGTGTTTGCGAGCGCGCCGTGCTGGAGACCGCGCCTTGGGCTCCGCCGCCTGTCGTGACGACTGTCACGTCCGACGAAATCAACAAGCGCATGGCCTGGCGTATTTCGAGACTGGAGTTTTCCGCGACGCCGCTGGCCGAGGCCGTGGAGTTGATCAACCGTCACTCGCAGCTGCCCGATGGCAGTAAAAACGCGCGCCTTGTGCTGGACGAGTCCATGTCCGGCCTGATGACGGAGCCGGTGAGCGGTTATTCCCATGCCAATGATATCGAGACATTCGTGCGCCTGCTCGGCGCGAGCATGGGGATTGAAATTGAGCGTCGCGGGGACGAAATCATCCTGCGTAAAAGGGAAAAATAA
- a CDS encoding RNA polymerase sigma factor, translated as MNNVSHDQALDAPPCATIPLKKARWFEDEVHVHDARLKSYLRGSFPSVDVEDVVQESYLRTWIASATKPVRSAKAFLFTVAKRLALNSLRHRKKSPMVAVPDLAALDVVDESKDTVEAVAVSEEIALLAEALNSLPPRCREIIILRAYQGLSQREVATLLSISETTVGTQVYQGMLRLEAFFTKRGLIES; from the coding sequence GTGAACAACGTTTCCCATGACCAAGCTCTTGACGCGCCGCCATGCGCGACCATCCCGCTAAAAAAGGCGCGCTGGTTCGAGGACGAGGTGCATGTTCATGACGCGAGGCTCAAATCCTATTTGCGCGGTTCGTTTCCTTCGGTCGATGTCGAGGATGTCGTGCAGGAATCCTACTTGCGCACTTGGATCGCAAGCGCGACCAAGCCCGTCAGGTCGGCCAAGGCGTTTTTGTTCACCGTGGCCAAGCGCCTCGCCCTCAATTCGCTCCGGCACAGGAAAAAATCCCCCATGGTTGCCGTGCCGGATTTGGCCGCGCTGGATGTCGTGGATGAAAGCAAGGACACCGTCGAGGCCGTCGCCGTCAGCGAGGAAATCGCGCTGCTTGCCGAGGCCCTCAACTCGCTTCCGCCGCGTTGCCGCGAAATCATCATTCTCCGGGCGTATCAGGGCCTTTCGCAACGCGAGGTCGCCACGCTTCTTTCCATCAGCGAGACCACCGTCGGGACGCAGGTCTATCAGGGCATGCTCCGGCTGGAGGCATTTTTCACCAAGCGCGGCTTGATCGAGTCGTAA
- the lepA gene encoding translation elongation factor 4: protein MDEILTRNFCIIAHVDHGKTTLSDRLLEHTNTVEQRVLTDQHLDAMDLEKERGITIKSHPVTMHYRAKDGRTYKLNLMDTPGHVDFSYEVSRSLAACEGAVLLIDAAQGVEAQTVANAHLATGQNLKVIPVINKIDLPSANLDLCLQQLEDILFIPHDEAILASGKSGIGIQDILEAVVTRIPPPRWRDHKGTRALVFDSLYDSYRGVITYARVFSGALRAGDGMTLMSTGQKAEIKEVGIFTPKMVKIDMLGEGDVGYVVSNIKDTSDIKIGDTITLTRQPATEMLPGYKEVRPMVFCGLYPLESNDYEKLKAALGRLRLNDAAFQYQSESSIALGFGFRCGFLGLLHMEIIQERIRREHDVEIISTYPSVVYHVKAHGLPEIDVDNPVLLPDPGTIEYIAEPTIRASILIPNTSMGDILSLIMEKRGVIDHTDTLDANRVMLTAILPLNEILVDFNDRLKSVTHGYGSMDYELGEYKADDLVKMDILINGEPVDAFSSIVHRSKAEGKGRELCEKLAEIIPPQMFRVAIQAAIGGKIIARENVREMRKDVTAKCYGGDITRKRKLLEKQKEGKKKMKQIGKVSIPPDAFIQVLKN from the coding sequence ATGGACGAAATCCTGACACGCAATTTCTGCATCATTGCCCACGTCGACCACGGCAAGACGACGCTTTCCGACCGCCTGCTCGAACACACCAACACCGTCGAACAACGAGTCCTCACCGACCAGCACCTCGACGCCATGGACCTTGAAAAAGAGCGGGGCATCACCATCAAGAGCCACCCCGTCACCATGCACTACCGCGCCAAGGACGGGCGCACCTACAAGCTCAACCTCATGGACACGCCGGGGCACGTCGACTTTTCCTACGAGGTCTCGCGCTCGCTCGCCGCTTGCGAGGGCGCGGTGCTCCTCATCGACGCGGCGCAGGGCGTCGAGGCGCAGACCGTCGCCAACGCGCATCTCGCCACCGGACAAAATCTCAAGGTCATCCCCGTCATCAACAAGATCGACCTTCCCAGCGCAAACCTCGACCTCTGCCTCCAGCAGCTTGAGGACATTCTTTTTATTCCGCACGACGAGGCCATTCTCGCCTCGGGCAAATCCGGCATCGGCATCCAGGATATTCTGGAGGCCGTCGTCACGCGCATTCCGCCCCCGCGCTGGCGCGACCACAAGGGCACGCGCGCGCTTGTCTTTGATTCGCTTTACGATTCCTACCGCGGCGTCATCACTTACGCGCGCGTCTTTTCCGGGGCGCTGCGCGCCGGCGACGGCATGACGCTGATGAGCACCGGCCAAAAGGCCGAGATCAAGGAGGTCGGCATTTTCACCCCGAAGATGGTGAAGATCGACATGCTCGGCGAGGGTGATGTCGGTTATGTCGTCTCCAACATCAAGGACACTTCGGACATCAAGATCGGCGACACCATCACACTCACGCGCCAGCCCGCCACCGAGATGCTTCCCGGCTACAAGGAGGTGCGCCCGATGGTTTTTTGCGGACTGTATCCGCTCGAGTCCAACGACTACGAAAAACTCAAGGCCGCGCTCGGACGCCTCCGCCTCAACGACGCCGCGTTTCAATACCAGTCGGAGAGCTCCATCGCGCTCGGTTTCGGTTTTCGCTGCGGGTTTCTCGGACTGCTGCACATGGAAATCATCCAGGAGCGCATCCGTCGCGAGCACGACGTGGAAATCATCTCCACCTACCCGAGCGTCGTTTACCATGTGAAGGCGCACGGCCTGCCCGAGATCGACGTGGATAATCCCGTGCTCCTGCCCGATCCCGGCACCATCGAATACATCGCCGAGCCCACCATCCGCGCGTCGATCCTCATTCCCAACACCAGCATGGGCGACATCCTCTCGCTCATCATGGAAAAACGCGGCGTCATTGACCACACCGACACGCTCGACGCCAACCGTGTCATGCTCACCGCCATCCTTCCTCTCAACGAAATCCTCGTCGATTTCAACGACCGGCTGAAGAGCGTCACGCACGGCTACGGCTCGATGGATTACGAGCTCGGCGAATACAAGGCCGACGACCTCGTCAAGATGGACATTCTCATCAACGGCGAGCCGGTCGACGCATTCTCAAGCATCGTGCACCGAAGCAAGGCCGAGGGAAAGGGCCGCGAGCTTTGCGAAAAACTCGCCGAGATCATCCCGCCGCAAATGTTCCGCGTGGCAATCCAGGCCGCAATCGGCGGCAAGATCATCGCGCGCGAAAACGTCCGCGAAATGCGCAAGGACGTGACCGCAAAATGCTACGGCGGCGACATCACCCGCAAGCGCAAGCTCCTCGAAAAGCAGAAGGAGGGCAAAAAGAAGATGAAACAAATCGGCAAGGTTTCGATCCCCCCGGATGCGTTCATTCAAGTGCTCAAAAATTAG
- the lepB gene encoding signal peptidase I, translated as MFGLFTSPDKQMRTNARNWLDVADRVFNYRRDELGEAELADLQKKTETLRTQVREKAGAEKLKLSIEELEPVLRKTGGRIYPHSGLREWVEFFVVAAILLIGMRQFFVQPFKIPTNSMWPTYNGMVPEVHAKIEDEPGAAANLFRKITLGASAHRVDAQAGGELLIPMANGRLLRSPSKGRQWLVFPQAQYQYEFYVGNEKRTPNGATGVEVRPMASVSVPQDFDMRMLLRDALAPDAPDFETALAKMDYVERTGSDSNGNPVRIQFFRTGKYVKEGERALSFDIITGDQLFVDRMSYHFVRPRVGSGFVFRTTNIPGTIDENRNHIDSYYIKRLGGQPGDKLQVRNGVLYRNGAPITGAKAFDDNATRSGKYRGYQDIGLLAEGKTYTVSEDGYIALGDNSYNSSDSRYWGEVPKKDAVGRPLWVFYPFTSHWGPAK; from the coding sequence ATGTTCGGCCTCTTCACCTCGCCCGATAAACAAATGCGCACCAATGCGCGCAACTGGCTCGATGTCGCGGATCGCGTTTTCAACTACCGGCGCGACGAACTGGGCGAGGCCGAGCTCGCCGACTTGCAGAAAAAGACGGAGACCCTGCGCACGCAGGTTCGCGAAAAAGCCGGGGCCGAAAAACTCAAGCTGTCCATCGAGGAGCTGGAGCCGGTGCTGCGAAAAACAGGCGGGCGCATTTACCCGCACAGCGGATTGCGCGAGTGGGTGGAGTTCTTTGTGGTCGCGGCGATTCTGCTGATCGGAATGAGGCAGTTTTTTGTGCAGCCGTTCAAGATTCCGACCAACTCGATGTGGCCCACCTATAACGGCATGGTGCCCGAGGTGCACGCGAAGATTGAGGACGAGCCGGGCGCGGCCGCGAACCTGTTTCGCAAAATAACGCTGGGGGCGAGCGCCCACCGGGTTGACGCGCAGGCCGGCGGAGAATTGCTCATACCGATGGCCAATGGCCGGCTCCTCCGCTCGCCGTCAAAAGGCCGCCAGTGGCTTGTTTTCCCCCAGGCCCAATATCAATACGAGTTTTACGTCGGCAATGAAAAGAGGACGCCCAACGGCGCGACGGGGGTCGAGGTAAGGCCAATGGCGAGCGTTTCAGTGCCCCAGGATTTCGACATGCGCATGCTCCTCCGGGACGCGCTTGCCCCGGACGCGCCCGACTTCGAGACGGCGCTCGCCAAAATGGATTACGTGGAACGCACGGGCTCTGATTCGAACGGAAACCCGGTGCGCATTCAGTTTTTCCGGACGGGCAAATACGTGAAGGAAGGCGAACGAGCGCTCTCATTCGACATCATAACCGGCGATCAACTTTTCGTGGACCGCATGAGCTATCATTTCGTGCGCCCGAGGGTCGGCTCCGGTTTTGTGTTCCGCACGACAAACATCCCCGGCACCATCGACGAAAATCGCAACCATATCGACAGCTATTACATCAAGCGCCTCGGCGGCCAGCCGGGTGACAAACTTCAGGTGCGCAACGGCGTGCTCTACCGAAACGGCGCGCCGATCACCGGCGCAAAAGCGTTTGATGACAATGCCACCCGGTCCGGAAAATATCGCGGCTATCAAGACATCGGACTTCTTGCGGAGGGGAAAACCTACACCGTATCCGAGGATGGATACATCGCCCTGGGCGACAACTCCTACAACAGCTCGGACAGCCGCTACTGGGGCGAGGTGCCGAAGAAGGACGCGGTGGGGCGCCCGCTGTGGGTGTTTTATCCGTTCACCAGTCACTGGGGACCGGCGAAGTAA